The region TTTTTGAAAGTCAGTCAGTGAACTAAAAGTTTTTTGTACTTCTTTATCCAACTCATCTTGATACTTATTTACAGCCTCGAAATTTCCTATGGCATGAGCCGATACGATCTCTTCCTGTATCGATTCAATTTTACTTTCAAAGTCTAAATAAGTTGCCATACATGAATCCTTATATTTTCTTAAAGATAACTACGCCGTTTGTCCCACCAAAACCAAATGAATTACTCATAACAATATTTACATCTGCTTTTCTCGCTTCATTAGGTACATAATCCAAATCACAGTTTTCATCCGGCGTTGTATAATTGATCGTCGGAGGAAGTACGCCATCTCTCATAGCCATAAGAGATACTACTGCTTCTATAGCACCTGCAGCACCAAGACAGTGACCCACTTGACCCTTGATAGAACTTACCGGAGGACAATTCTCTTTACCACCAAACAATTCTTTAAGCGCTGCTGTTTCATTTTTATCATTGATCGGTGTGGATGTACCATGTGCATTGACATAGTCTACTTTTGGCTCACCTGCCATCTTATAAGCACCCTTCATCGCTCGAAGAGGCCCATCCATAGTCGGTGTAGTAATATGATTTGCATCACCACTTTCACCAAATCCGATCAGTTCACCATAGATCGTTGCACCTCTTGCAACAGCATCTTCATAAGTCTCTAATACCAGTGCTGCTGCACCTTCACCCATTACAAAACCATCACGATCAGTATCAAATGGTCTAGACGCAGTTTGAGGATCATCATTTCTTGTAGAAAGTGCTTTCATTGCAGCAAATCCACCAATACCTACTTCACAAATAGCAGATTCTGCACCAACGACCAACATTTTATCTGCAGTACCAACCATAATGGACTTTGCAGCCTCACCAATAGCATGTGTACCTGCAGCACAAGCAGTTACTGAAGAAAGGTTTGGACCTTTAAGTCCTTGATAAATAGAGATAAATCCACCCAGCATATTGACAAGAGAAGAAGGAATGAAGAACGGAGAAATTCTTCTTGGTCCTCTTGTAGCACATACCACTGAGTTTTTTTCGATATTTGGTAATCCACCAATTCCTGAAGCAGAAGCCACACCGAATCTTTCCATATCTACATCTTCCGGAAGTTTAGCATCTTCCATAGCTTCCAAAGCAGCTTTAAGACCAAGCTGTATAAATCTGTCTGCTTTCTTTGCTTCTTTTGCATCAAGCACAGTGAGTGGGTCAAAGTCTGTTATTTCACCAGCGATGCTCACAGAATGCTTTTCTGTATCAAATAACTCGATATTCTTGATACCGCATTTCCCTTCTACGATCGCTGAAAATGCACTTTCTTTATCTAGTCCTAGAGAATTTATCATTCCTAAACCTGTAACTACAACTCTTTTCACTGGCTCTCCTATTCCACTTTATATAAAATATATATGAGTATTTCAAAAAATATTCATATATATTTTATCAAATCCCCCGAGGGGAACTTAACTTATACGTTTTCGATAAATTTGATAGCGTCAGCTACAGTTGCAATTGCTTCTGCTTGATCATCAGGAATTTCGATATCGAATTTCTCTTCAAGTGCCATTACCAATTCAACAACATCAAGACTATCAGCCCCAAGATCTTCTACGAATTTTGACTCTTCTTTTACCTCATCCGGGCTCACGTTTAGTTGTTCAACAACTACTTCTTTTACATCATCAAATAATGCCATTGACTTTCTCCTTAGGTTTGTTAAAAATACGGGTAATTATAACAAAAAAAGTATAAAAAGCTTATATTTTTGATGAAATAGCTATTTGTAAAGTCGTAAAGTTGATTTTTTACTTGTGTAGTGGGAAGAGAAAGGCACATCTCTTCCCGGTAGTATTAGGTTAAAATTTGTATTTTATGTTCGTATAAAAATAACGTCCAGGTTCATTCAGTAGCATCACATCACCTGTTGTACCTGTAGAAAGTAGCGTTAAGTCTTTGTAAGTGTTCGATACTGCATAGGTTTTGTCAAGTACATTATCTACCCCTACAGTAAGTTCAAAGTTTTTACCAAATTCTTTAGTTCCTTTCAAATTCACTACTGCATAGGCATCCAATTCTTGTTCACCATTATCAAAGTCATAATCAGACCAAGTGTCTGAAGCGATCACTTCTGCTTTTAGCTTCAATGTATCATCATAATCATAGTTCACAGCAGCATTGAATTTAAATGGTGGTATTTCTGGCATGTCACTATCAGGCTGAGTTGTTGTTACATCTTCTTTCTTGCCTCTTTGATACGCCATACCGTAATCAAAATAGAGTGCATCTGTTGCTATATAGCTACCGCTGAGTTCAAAACCGTAGATAGTTGCATCTAGATTTTCAAAACTTTTCGAGATATCACTATAGGCAATGAAATTGTCTAGTCTAGAATAGAATGCTTTTATTTTAACCGTTGCATTTTCATATTGTTTTTCTGCCCCTATATCAAACTCATCATTCACTGTATTTTGTAAGTTATCTGTTCCAATAACCTTTCCTTTGCTGCTTATGAAGTAAAGTTCTCTGGCATCAGGCACTCTAGATGATCTACCCACTCCAGCAAAATATTTTGTACTCTCATTTGCCTGGTATGTTCCAAATATATAACCAGTTAATTCATTATAGCTATTGTCTTGTTGCGCAGTGTTATTATTTGTAATTTCTGTATCATCATAACGAAGTGCCATATCTACTTCAAATTTATCTAATGCTATTTTATCTTTGATGAAAACACCCATATTCTTGGTATCTGCATCATCAATACTTTTTGGGAATGTCATCATCGGATTATTATCCATATAGTATCTACCATCCCAGTTTCTTTTACTATAATCTAATCCGGCTGTAATGGTATGGTTATCCATGTCAAAACTGTTTTTCAGTTTTGCACCCTGCATCTTAGTGGTCAAGTGGGATGTCATAGCCTTATTTGAATCCCAAATACCATCTTTCATACTTGCAGAGGCATTTGAATCAGCCATAACTCTATATCTGGTGGTCATAGGGTGATCTACCTCAGACTGATAAACTTGTAAGTTCAACTCTTTCGAGTACTTACTAAGATCTTTAGCTATATATTCTGCATTATAAATATCTGAATCATCATACAAAGCATCCATTTTAGAAGAGGGATAAAGTACATCATTACTTCTGTTGGCCGTGTAGCTCAGTCTTAATTCTTGATTGTCCGCGATATCCCAGAAAAGTTTTGCCATAAATGTCTTTTTAGTATACGCATCCATATCTTGGTATGCAGGCTGATATCGTGTGCCCATAGGAATTGAAGCCTCTTCCATCTGCTCTACAAAGTCATTTCCCTCACCATCTTCATATTGTTCACTTGTTTCAGTTGAACCAGAAAGTAAAACTCTTACTTTGCCTGTTCCCCCGCTCAAAGCAAAGGCACCTTTTTGATATCCCCAGCTTCCTAAACCTAAGTTCAACTCTCCTGCAAACGCTTCTTCTGGTTTAATGGTATGAATCTTCACATCCCCACTGAGTGAACCAAAATCTTCGACATTAAACGGACCTTCATTGATCTCAATATAATCCACATTGTTCGTCAAAATATGAGAAACTGGAGGATCCATTCTATTTGGACAAGCACCATAGACTTTCGCTCCGTCTATCGTTATGTTGATATTGTCTTTTTTTTGTCCCCTTAAAATAATATCATTTGCAATACCTGACCTTCTTCCAAGTGAAACACTTGCTGACTGTTTGAACAGTGCTTCTGCCAAATCTGCTGATTTTATATCTTCTCCACTAACATCTTTAACCACTTCTGTATCTACTTTCGTAGCTACGTTTATCGTTTCTAGCTCTACTTCGGCAGCATTCATCCATAATGAACATGCCAAAGAGAGGTAAATTCCCTTTTTCATAGTACTCTCCTAAATAATTTGAGTTATAGTGTCATAATTGTGTTAATTAAGTGTTAAATTTATCTAAGTTGATAGCGAAGTGTGATATTAATACTCTTTGGTAGTGAAATAGGTGCATTTTTCACATTGACGGGGAAAGCACTTTCAACAGCATTGCGTGCAGACCGGTGAAATACTTTAGGTCCACTTACAGAGATATTTCCTACATTTCCATCGCTCAAAATAGTGAATTCAACCTTGACCGTACCTTGCATACCTCTTTTTTGTGCAATACGAGGATAAGACTTGTGCTTATTTATTTTAGCCCTGATATTTGCAAGAAATTGATTTTTTTGAGCAGGACTGATGTTTGATCCTCTGGAAGATGCTTTTTGGCTTCGTTTCTTTTTCTTAGCAGTTTTCTTTCTAACTTTTTTCTTAGCTTTGGTTTTTGACTTTTTCTTGACTTCCTTTACGATCGGTTTAGGTATCACTTTTTGTACTACAGGTTCAGGAATAAGTTCTTTTTTGACTTCAGGCTCTTCTTCTGGGATAGGTTCTTTAATGATCTCAGGTTCAACAACAGGCTTTTCATCAACGATAGGTTCTTCTTCAACGATAGGTTTCTCTATCTCTTTTACCTCTTCTATCTTCTCTTGCTCCACCTGTTCTACGGAAGTAACAACTTCAGATTGAAAAGAACACAGACAAAGCTGCGTCGTTCTCTCTTCTGTGTTTTTTGTTGACACAAGATAACGATTTTGTGCATAAAAGAACAAACTTATCATGAAAAGATATACAATTGAAGTGCTAAAATAAGAGATAAAATGACGATGTTTTAGCAAGTTTATCATAGAAAAGTCTTTTTTGGGATGTATTATGGCGGAAAAACGTTAAGGAAGTGTTAAAAAGAACAGAAGGACTTTGTATTTAAAAGGGGGAGTATAAATACAAGACACCTTCTGCGCTTCACTTATTTCGACGTGAAAGAATTATGACACAGAAGTGTTAATTTAGTGTTAAGTAAAATGGATACTTTGTATTACTTTGAATTTGGGTACTCAGGATGACAATATTCAGTGCCAAGTGAACAACAACCATCAGCAACATTTTGATTTTTAAGCCCTTTATCAAATGACCAGTAATGATTATAGCTACCATCACGTAAGAAATTAAATACTGTAACAATATCTGTTGCACCTTCAGACTCTGCTAATGCAATATCACGGTTCAAATCATTTACATCTACTACTTCAATAATACATCCTACTTTCAACGCATCTATCTCAGATGTAGAACCTTGTGCAACAAGATCATCATAAAGTTTTTGTATGACTGCAATGTCATATGTTCCTGCTTCCATATCTTCTATACTCGAGTTCATATAGCCTAATGGCGGTAGATCAATATTGGTAAAATTCACATCATCACTCAATTTATATTTTTGAATAAGCTCTTGTACTGCGGTGATATGTTGATATTCTCCATTGGTAGCAATTTTTGTAAATTGTTCTGTTCCATATTGTGCATACAATACATTATAGACATCATAGGCAAGTCTTTCTTCATTTCCCATATACGCAAGTGTATCAGTTAACTCTTGAGACAATTTTGAAACAGGTGCATCTATCGCAATTTCTACTTCTATAGGTAGTTCAGATGTTTCTACCACACTAGAAGATCCACCTCCACAACCAACTACACTAAAAACTGTACTGACAACCCACAAACTTTTTACTAAACTTCTTTTCATCAATCCATACCTTTTACTTTTTACATAACTATAGTAAAGAAGTGTTAAGTAAGTGTGAAATTTATATAAAAAATAATATAACCTAATATTATGAAGTGGCGTGTACCTTGGACATATTTAAACTCACATGGGTTCCAACACCTTTTTCCGACTTAAAATGGATATCTATACCCTCTTCATCACAATAGGCTTTGACCAAAGCAAGTCCTATGCCTTCTCCATCTTTTCTATCATCTGCCTGATAATAGCGTTCATGCATACGTAAAAGTTCTGTAGTCCCCATCCCCACACCTTCATCTTCCACATTTAGTATATTATTGTGCAATATCACACGTATAGGTGAATCCTTGGAGGAATACTTCATGGCATTGGAAACAATATTATCAAACATTTGTTCAAAGCCTATCTTGTCCACTTCTATCTCATAAGGTTCTAAAGTGAGTTCAAAAGGATTGCGCTGCTGTTCTTTAAATACTT is a window of Sulfurovum sp. TSL6 DNA encoding:
- a CDS encoding beta-ketoacyl-ACP synthase II, yielding MKRVVVTGLGMINSLGLDKESAFSAIVEGKCGIKNIELFDTEKHSVSIAGEITDFDPLTVLDAKEAKKADRFIQLGLKAALEAMEDAKLPEDVDMERFGVASASGIGGLPNIEKNSVVCATRGPRRISPFFIPSSLVNMLGGFISIYQGLKGPNLSSVTACAAGTHAIGEAAKSIMVGTADKMLVVGAESAICEVGIGGFAAMKALSTRNDDPQTASRPFDTDRDGFVMGEGAAALVLETYEDAVARGATIYGELIGFGESGDANHITTPTMDGPLRAMKGAYKMAGEPKVDYVNAHGTSTPINDKNETAALKELFGGKENCPPVSSIKGQVGHCLGAAGAIEAVVSLMAMRDGVLPPTINYTTPDENCDLDYVPNEARKADVNIVMSNSFGFGGTNGVVIFKKI
- the acpP gene encoding acyl carrier protein, producing MALFDDVKEVVVEQLNVSPDEVKEESKFVEDLGADSLDVVELVMALEEKFDIEIPDDQAEAIATVADAIKFIENV
- a CDS encoding DUF2202 domain-containing protein translates to MKRSLVKSLWVVSTVFSVVGCGGGSSSVVETSELPIEVEIAIDAPVSKLSQELTDTLAYMGNEERLAYDVYNVLYAQYGTEQFTKIATNGEYQHITAVQELIQKYKLSDDVNFTNIDLPPLGYMNSSIEDMEAGTYDIAVIQKLYDDLVAQGSTSEIDALKVGCIIEVVDVNDLNRDIALAESEGATDIVTVFNFLRDGSYNHYWSFDKGLKNQNVADGCCSLGTEYCHPEYPNSK
- a CDS encoding energy transducer TonB, coding for MISLFFYAQNRYLVSTKNTEERTTQLCLCSFQSEVVTSVEQVEQEKIEEVKEIEKPIVEEEPIVDEKPVVEPEIIKEPIPEEEPEVKKELIPEPVVQKVIPKPIVKEVKKKSKTKAKKKVRKKTAKKKKRSQKASSRGSNISPAQKNQFLANIRAKINKHKSYPRIAQKRGMQGTVKVEFTILSDGNVGNISVSGPKVFHRSARNAVESAFPVNVKNAPISLPKSINITLRYQLR
- a CDS encoding TonB-dependent receptor produces the protein MKKGIYLSLACSLWMNAAEVELETINVATKVDTEVVKDVSGEDIKSADLAEALFKQSASVSLGRRSGIANDIILRGQKKDNINITIDGAKVYGACPNRMDPPVSHILTNNVDYIEINEGPFNVEDFGSLSGDVKIHTIKPEEAFAGELNLGLGSWGYQKGAFALSGGTGKVRVLLSGSTETSEQYEDGEGNDFVEQMEEASIPMGTRYQPAYQDMDAYTKKTFMAKLFWDIADNQELRLSYTANRSNDVLYPSSKMDALYDDSDIYNAEYIAKDLSKYSKELNLQVYQSEVDHPMTTRYRVMADSNASASMKDGIWDSNKAMTSHLTTKMQGAKLKNSFDMDNHTITAGLDYSKRNWDGRYYMDNNPMMTFPKSIDDADTKNMGVFIKDKIALDKFEVDMALRYDDTEITNNNTAQQDNSYNELTGYIFGTYQANESTKYFAGVGRSSRVPDARELYFISSKGKVIGTDNLQNTVNDEFDIGAEKQYENATVKIKAFYSRLDNFIAYSDISKSFENLDATIYGFELSGSYIATDALYFDYGMAYQRGKKEDVTTTQPDSDMPEIPPFKFNAAVNYDYDDTLKLKAEVIASDTWSDYDFDNGEQELDAYAVVNLKGTKEFGKNFELTVGVDNVLDKTYAVSNTYKDLTLLSTGTTGDVMLLNEPGRYFYTNIKYKF